GCCGGCGTCGAGATCCGCCACGCCGAGCCCAGATCCTCGTAGGCGATGACCGGCGACCGCGTATGGATGCGCGCGCCGCCCCGCGCCGCATGGTCCGCGAGCCCGCGGACATAGGCAAGCGGCTGGATTGTCCCGGCGCGGCGATCGAGGAGGGCGCCGGCATAGGCTTGGCTTCCGGTGAAATGCGCAGCCTCGCGTGCATCGAGCAGCCGGACGTCGGCGCCCCTTGCCCGCCATTGCCGCGCGCGCTCGGCAATGTCGCCATGGCCTTTTCGTCCGACCGCGCAGTGGAGCGTGCCGCGATGAACGGCCTCGCAGTCGATGCCGAGGCGTTCGATGAGGTCGAAGACGAGCCGGGGTGCCTCGCCGAGCTGACTCACCAGCCGTTCGCCATAAGGCGCCGCGAGCGATGCGACGAGGTCGTCCGGCATCACCCACATGCCGGCGTTGACGAGGCCGACATTGCGGCCGGCGCCGCCGAAACCGATGTCTTCGGCCTCGAGGACGACCGGCGCCAGGCCCGCCGCAGCGAGATGAAAGGCGGCCGAACAACCGGTGAAGCCGCCGCCGACGATCACGGCGTCGGCGACTATCTCTTTTGCAAGGGGCGTGCCCGGCGACAGAGACGGCACCGTTGCCTCCCACAGGCCGTGGCTCAGCGGGTCGTTGTTCATAGCGTTGCCGGGGCGACCATGGCCCTCGCTCCCCTGCCCCTGCCGCCAAAGAAAAGAGGCGTATCATGCGATATGGGAATTATCGGCTTTGAAACTGCCCCGTCAAACGACTATTCGGACACAACTGGTTCTCGAATGGAATGAACATGACGCCGCGCCGCTTCCTTCCGCCGACCGCCCTGCTCTGTGCGTTCGAGGCAGCAGCGCGTACCCAGAGTTTCACCCAGGCGGCGCGCGAACTGTCGCTGACCCAGAGCGCGGTGAGCCGGCAGATCCGCGCACTCGAGGATATATTGGGCGCGCCGCTCTTTCACCGCGAGAAGCAGAAGGTCTTCCTGACGCTCGCGGGAAGCGCCTACGCGCGCGAGATACGCGACGCGCTCAATCGGATTTCGGGCGCGACGCTGGGCTTCCGGGCCAATCCGGGTGGCGGGACGCTGCATATCGCGGCGCTGCCGCTGTTCGGCGCCCGCTGGCTGATGCCGCGCCTCCCGCGCTTCCTCGCCGCCCATCCGGACCTGTCGGTCAATGTGACGACGCGCCTCGCACCCTTCGATTTTCGTTTCGATCCGGTCGATGCAGCGATCCATTTCGGCCTGCCCGAATGGCCGGGGTCGCGCCTCGATTTCCTGATGAACGAAAATGTGGTGCCGCTTTGCAGCCCCGCCCTCGCCGCTCAGCTTGGCTGCACGGCGCCCGCCGACCTCATCGATGCGCCGCTGCTCCATCTCGTCTCGCGCCCGGACGCCTGGGAACGCTGGTTCGCAGCGATGCAGGTCGATCCCGGCGAAGTCCACGGGATGTTGGTCGACCAGTTTGCGCTGGGCATCGAAGCGGCGCGCGCTGGCCTCGGCGTTGCGTTGCTGCCCGAATTTCTCGTCGCTTCCGAACTCGCGCGCGGCGAACTCGTCAAAGTGTTCGACGCGCCATGGCAGGGTCCCGAGAGCTATTATCTCGTCCGACCCGACACGCATGAAAACTACACCCCGCTCGACGTGTTCGCGGACTGGATCATTTACGAGGCGGGCTTGCCGTCGAACTGACCCGATCGCACCGGCCGCGAATAGCGCGCCAACTCGCGCACAAGATGATCGAACAGGATGCTGACGCGAGGCAGGCGCCGCAAATCTTCATGCGCGACGATCCAGGTGTCGAGCCCCGGCAGAAGCAGGTCAGGAAGCACAGCTTTTAATCGGCGATCGGCAAGCCCTATTCTCCGCTGCATCACTGCGATGCCCATTCCCGCCCTTGCGAGCGCGATCTGGGCCGGATGACTGTCTGTCCGCATCTTGAAACGGTTGCGGGCGATGCCGGGCAATAGCGCCGCGGTGAACTTCAGATCCGCGGGCTCGCGGTCGGACCCGATGATATCGTGGGCGGCGAGATCGGCGGGAGTGTCCGGCATTCCCTTGCGCGCCAGATAATCTTCATGAGCGAAAAGGCCGAGTTCGATCACCCCGATCTTCTTGGCGACAAGCGCACCCTCGCGCGGCGGATGCATGCGGATGGCAATATCGACCTCCTGTTCGATCAGATCGGCCGTCGCGTTGCTCAACGAAAGCTCGATCATGATCCCCGGATGCGCCGCCTGCAGCTTCGCCAATATCGGTGGCAGGACTTCGATGCCTACGACCTCCGACGCGCTCAACCGGACAGTGCCGGCGATTTCGCCGGCCGGGGCAGACGCGACGCGCCCGAACAATTCGGATGCCCTGTCCATCGCGCGGGCACTGTCGGCCAGCGAGCGCGCATGCTCTGTCGCCGCAAGGCCGTTCGCCGACCGGGTGAAGAGCACCGTACCCAGTCGCTGTTCAAGCGCCGCGATCCGCGATCGGACGGTTGGCTGCGCCAGCCCGAGCCGCCGCGCCGCACCGGACAAGCTGCCTTCTTCGAACGCCGCGAGAAATGCCTGCTGATCTTCCCAGGGAATGGTACCGCTCATCATTTTTTGATTAGCAGTTTCGAAAGTTTTGCCAATTTCTTTCGCCTGCCCCAGCCCTATCCTTGGCTCCGGATTACAGGAGATCGAAGATGACCAACGAGAACACCACAACCACCGCATTGATACTCGGCGCGACAGGCGGCATCGGCGGCGCGATCGGCGCCGCGCTCCGGCGCCGGGGATGGACCGTCAAGGCGCTCGCGCGCGATCCGGCCAAGGCGGCAGCCGGCTGGCAAAATGGTTCGTCGCCCCTGTGGATCGCCGGCGACGCGATGAACGAGGCCGACGTCGTGGCGGCCGCGGCCGGGACGTCGGTGATCGTCCATGCCGTCAATCCGCCGGGCTATCGCAACTGGGACCGTCTGGTGCTGCCGATGATCGGGAACAGCCTTGCCGCCGCGCGGGCAGCAGGCGGCGCCCGCATCATACTCCCGGGCACAGTCTATAATTTCGAGGCCGGAACAACGACCGTCGTGGACGGCACGACGCCGCAATCGGCGCGATCGCGCAAAGGCGCCATTCGCACGAAAATGGAAAGGCTGCTCGAAGATGCCGCGCCCGACGTGCCCAGCCTGATCCTGCGGGCGGGAGATTTTTTCGGCCCCGGAATCCGGCAAAGCTGGTTCGCGCAAGCAATGGTCACGCCCGGCGCACCGGTTCGGCGGATCGTCAATCCGGCGATCGGCGCGGGCCACAGCTGGGCTTATCTTCCCGACCTCGCCGAGACTTTCGCCCGTTTGATCGAAATGCCCGACCGGCTCGATGCTTTCGAGCGCCTCCAGTTCGAGGGTCATGTCGATGCAAGCGGCACGGAAATGATCGAGGCTGTGCGAGCTGCCGTCGGCCGGGATATTCCGGTGCGGGCCTTTCCCTGGTGGCTGATGCGGTGCCTTGCCCCGTTCGGCGGTTTTCCGCGCGAAGTGGTCGAAGTCGAGCCCTATTGGCGCCACCCCATGCGGCTCGACAACCGGCGCCTTCAACGCCTGCTCGGTAACGAGCCGCACACGCCGCTCGACACGGCTGTCAGGCATACGCTCGAAGCGCTTGGCTGCCTCGATCAACGCGGCACCCTGTCGCAAGCCGCGTGACGGCGCGCCATCCGACGGATCGCGCAGCCCGTCCGGAAAGGCTTTTACAATCCCCTGGCGCCCCGTTATGGGGCCCGCGGCCGAAATCGCCAGCCGACGGCGCGGCGCCCAGGCAAGTAGCAACTCTCATCATTGCCGGCATTTTTTCCGGGAAGATTTCTTTCGAACATGTCGAGCAGCGGGTTGATACAGACGTTCATGCAGATCAGGCCGGCGCTGCACCGGTTTCTGGTCGTGCGCGGGGCTTCGACCGCCGAAGCCGAAGATATGCTGCAGGAAATCTCGCTGCGGCTTTCGACGGCCAATATCGGCCCGGTGGCGGAGGTCCGCGCCTATCTGTACAAAATGGCGTCGAACCAGTTTCAACTGCATCGCCGTACCGAGCAGCGCCGCGCGCGCCGCGAGGAAGACTGGGTGGACGCGAACAGCGCCAGCGAACGAGACATCGACCCCGCCGCCTCCGCCGAAGCCCGGCTGATCCAGCGCGAAGAGCTTGCCATTCTCCAGACGGCGCTATCGAAACTTCCCGAACGGACACGGTGGATATTCATGCAATTCCGGGTCGAAGGCCTGCCGCAAAAACAGATCGCCAACGCGCTGGAGATCAGCGTCAGCGCCGTGGAAAAGCATCTGACGCGCGCTTATGGGGAAATTGCCGCCACGAAGCTGTTGCTGGATGGGGATCATGACCTGCCGCGGCATCTCAGGAACACAGGGGGCGTGTCATGAGCATCGCGGAACAGGATCCTATCATCGAGCGGGCCATCGAATGGCACGTCCGGCTGCGCGACGGCGGCGACGACGCCTGGGAAGCATTTGCCGCCTGGCTCGAAGCAGATCCGCGCCATGCGGACGCCTATGAGCGGATCGAGGCGCTCGACGACCGGATCGGTCCGCTGCTGGACGATATCGATCGCCGGCAACCCGCCAATGACCTCCACGACGAGCCTCAGCCCCGGCGCCGGTTCCTCTATTGGGCGGGCGGCGCGCTGGCGGCGTCGGTCGCGGCCGCCTTGCTCCTGATACCGCAACTGGCCTCGCAATCGTACGAAATCGCAACCAGCGCCGGCGAGCGGCGCCAGCTCGCGCTCGAACAGGGCACCGATATCGCGCTCAACGGTGACACGAAGCTTGTTCTGGACCGGGAGAACACACGCTCGGCGGAGCTGGTCAAGGGGCAGGTCCTGTTTCGTGTCCGGCACGATGACAACCGGCCGTTCGTCGTCGCGGTTGGCGATGTCCGGATCGTCGATGTCGGCACGATATTCGAAGTGGTGCGCGACGGCGGCGAGATTCGCGTGGCGGTGTCGGAAGGCAAGGTCGAATATCGCGCCGCGGGCAAGACCGTCCCGCTCGACGCCGGGCAGTCGCTGATTGCCGCGAGCGACGGAAAAATCACGGTGTCCGATACGCCCATCGAGGCCGTGGGGTCGTGGCAACACAAGCGATATCTGTACGCGGGCGCCCCGCTCTCGCGCGTCGCGGCCGACCTGTCGCGTAGCCTCGGCGTCGGTATCGGCGTCGATCCGGAACTCGGCAACCGGCCGTTTTCGGGCAACCTGCATATCGAGGGCGCCAGCGAAGCCGAATTGCACCGCCTCGCCGCCGCGCTCGACGTCCGTCTCCAGCGTGAAGGGCGTATCTGGGTCATGAGGCCGCCAACAAGTGCGCCGGATTGAGCTGGTTGCGGCCGCGGGTGCCGTGGCCATCGGTCTTGGCAGCGCGGCCCCGGTGTGGGCCCAGAGCTTCGATGTTCCGCCCGGTCCCCTCGGTGATGTCGCGGGACGGATCGGTGCGCAATCGGGCACGACGGTAACGGTTCCCGATCCCGAACTCGCCAAGCGGCGCTCGCCGGGCGTGCGCGGCCGCCTTGGCCTGCGCGAAGCGCTCCGCCGCGCCCTCGCCGGGACCGGCGCCGAAGCACGCTTCTTCGACGGACGCACGGTCCGCATCGTCCGCCGCACCGTAACGGTACCGAAAGCGCCGAAACCGTCGCGGCCGAAACCCGCCGTCCGGCCCGTCGCCCCGCCACCCGCAGCGGAAGCCCCGGAAGAGATCATCGTCACCGGCAGCAAGGCACAAACGTCGCTCGACAGCTATCCGGGAACGGCAAACATCATCGATATCGCCGGCAGTTGGAGCACCCGCAACGGCACCGACGGAACGGCGGCGATCACGCGGCTCCTGCCATCGCTTTCGACGACCAATCTCGGCAGGGGCCGGGAAAAAATCTTCATTCGCGGGGTCGCCGACAGCAGCTTCAACGGCCCGACGCAATCGGCGACCGGGCAATATCTGGGCGACGTCCGCCTCACCTTCAACGCACCCGACCCGTCGCTGAACCTTTACGATATGCGGAGGGTGGAGGTGCTCGTCGGCCCGCAGGCGCCGTTGTACGGGGCGGGATCGCTCGGCGGCATCATCAGGTTCGTGCCGAATACGCCCGACCTTCACCGGCTGTCGGGCAGCGCATCGGCCCTTACCGAATATACCAAGGGCGGCGGTCTCGGCGGCGAAGTCAACGCCATGCTCAACATCCCGATTTCGGACGGGCGCTGGGCCGCGCGAATGACCGCCTCGATCGGCGAGCGCGCCGGCTATATCGATGCGCCGGCGCAGGGCGCAAAGAATATCAACCCGACGCAAAGCTATGGCTATCGCATCGCGCTGCGCGGCGAAGATGTCGGCGGCTGGACCCTCGACCTTGGCCATGTCCGGCAACATATCGAGACCGCCTCGGGCCAATATGTCCTGCATGGCCCCGGTGAGCCGACGATCGCACAGCCTTTCCGCAGCGATTATCGCCTTGCCTATTTGCGGGCCGAAAAACAGCTCGGCGACGCCGCGCTGGTATCGACCACCGCCGTCGTGCGGCACGATCTCGAGAGCGAATTCGATGCCAGCCCGCTGTTCGAAATCACCTCCCGGTTCGGGGAAGCGAGCAAGATCTTCATCCTGTCGCACGAGACCCGCGTCTCGGGCGGCGGTCGGCGAACGCCGTGGGTGATCGGGGCGAGTGCGATCTATAGTCGCAGCCTCGTTTCGCAGTTTCTGGATCTCGCCGACTTCCCGAGGATCGCGGTCGAGGTCGTCGACCGGAACCTCGACACGGCGCTCTATGGCCGGGTTACGCGTTCGCTGAGCCCGTCGCTATCCGTGACGGTCGGGGGGCGCCTGACCTACGCGAGGACCGAAAGCTACATCCGCGATCCCAAACCGCCGAATACCGCCGAAAGCTTTCGCGACGGCGCGCGCTTCTCACGGACGGTGGCGCTCGACTGGCAGCCCGGCGGCCTCTTCTCGGCGTTTGTCCGTCACGATCAGGGGTTTCGCGCCGGCGGCCTGACCGCTTATCCGACGGCCCTCGGGCTCGTTGCCCAGCCATTCCGTCCGGACACGCTGGATATGTACGAACTGGGGGTCAGGCTCGGCCGATCCGACCGCGACGAGCTTTCTCTCCGCGCCGCCTTCTTCCTGAACAAATGGCACAATATGCAGGCCGACCTCATCGACGTGACGGGGTTTCCCTATACCGCCAATGTCGGAAACGGGCGGATTGTCGGCCTCGACGCCGAACTACGCTGGCGGCCGGACCACGAGCTGCTTCTCACTGCGTCGGCATTCGTCAACGATAGCCGCCTGACGCCATCCGAAGCGGTCGGCCCCGCGGGCAAGGGCCAGCCGCTGCCGAACGTCGCCGGCGTCGGGGGCCGGCTGGCGGCGGACTGGCGCCGCGAACTCTCTGCGGACAGGACACTGACCGCCAGGGCGGCCGTACGCTATGTCGGGAAATCGCGCCTCGGCGTCGGGTCGGTGCTCGACATACCGCAAGGCGGCTATGCCGTCATCGACATGGGCGTCGGGATCGACGTCGGACGGATCGCGCTTTCGCTCAATCTCGACAATGTGGCCGACGCGCGCGGCAATACCTTCGCCTTCGGCAACCCGTTCTCGGTCGTTCGCCGCGATCAGGTAACCCCGCTTCGCCCGCGCTCGCTGCGGCTCGGCATCGACTTCGCCTTCTGAACCGCCGGGCGCGCGGAGGCTCCGTTTTGCACAAAAATGCGCTCCCGCCGGATTTATGGTGGGGATTCCTCCGGGGCACGGTGTCCTAGGCGTGAAGGACGGCGAACCGACAGCGGTCGGCGCGCCTCGTTCGGACGTTCATGTCTAGTGGAGGACATATGAGAAATACCTGGATTCTGGCGCCTGTACTCGCGATTGCGGTCACGGGCTGCGCCAGCAACGCCGACCAGCGGGCCGCGGTTCGCGGGGCGCTGATCGGAGCGGCCGGCGGCGCCGTGGTCAGCGCGGCAACCGGCGGCGATTTGGCGGAAGGCGCGGCGATCGGCGCGGTCGGCGGCGCCGCAATCGGTGTCATCACGCAGGATGGCCGCCAGCGCAAAGTCTATCGCGACCGCGACGGGCGCCGGTACTGGGTCGATGACCATGGCCGCCGCCGCCACATTTCGGACCGGCGCTGACCCTTTTTCACAACCGAATGACGATGCGCGGCCCCGAGCGGCCGCAAGATACACATGATGGAGTATGATATGCGTAGCGTAATGACGTCCCTGCTTTTCGCCGTGTCGGCGGCAGCTTTTGCAGCCCCGGCGATGGCTCAGGACGCGCCGAGCGGCCTCAGGGTCGGCGTAATCGGCGGGCTCGACATCGTCCGCCCCGGCAGCACCGAGGATTCGGACGTCGCCGGCGACGATCAGAGCACCGAAGGCTTTCTCTATGGCGTCGATGCCGGTTACGATCTGGCGCTCGGCGGGGTGGTCGTGGGCATCGAAGGCGAGTGGAGCGATTCGACCGGCAAGACCAAGACCGATCGCAGCGACCCCAATTTCTTCGGCTATGGCAAAGTGGCGCCGGGCCGCGACCTGTATGTCGGCGCCCGCGTCGGCTTTGCCGCCGGCCCCGATACGCTGATCTACGCGAAAGGCGGCTATACGAACGCCAGGCTGAACGTCGTTGCCTCGAACGGCGACATCGACCGCAAGGAACGATTCCAGCTCGACGGCTGGCGGATCGGCGCCGGCGTCGAACATGCGATCGGAAGCCGCAGCTACGCCAAGATCGAATATCGTTACTCCAACTATACCGAAGCGGATTTCCGTTTCCGCGACGGCGACACCACCGACCGGTTCGAGGTCGACACCGACCGGCACCAGATCGTCGCCGGCGTGGGGTTCCGCTTCTAAGCACCAGCAGCGCGGCAGGCACGCCCTGCCGCGCTCTTCCCTGTCGCAGCGGACATTGTCCGCGGTCATTACCGACGCCATCCGTTAGTCGGAGCAGAGGCGTATCGGAACCTGGCGCCCCCTCCCCCTCCCTGCCCTGTTTCGATACTGCCCTGCCCCGATGACCTGCGGAGCCGCGCGCGATACCGTGCGCGGCTCCGCAGGCTTTTTTTGCCCCGACTACCTTGCCGTGTTTCAACCGGCTTCGATGACTGAATCCGAAAATGGCCGATGCCGGCCGCAGGGCGAATGATCACGCTTGCCCGGTAAAGCTATCAGCAGGACTTCGACGAAAGTTGCGACTTCGCGCGTAAACTATTCTGCGAGGATGGCACCAAATTTCGGGAATGGTAGCGGAGGAGGGAACGAGAAGGAGTGCATAAGCCCCTGATAAACAAAGACCCTTTATTTCTCCGTCCCGAAAATACCCCCAGCGATACCCCCAACCACCGGTGGTTGCGGTAACCAGTTCATCCTCCGCGACGAACCGATTCCCTAGTATAAATTGGCCGGCATCTCACCTTCATTACGGCAGGGCTCCTGCCCCTTGATGGACCGTCCACCATGTCAAAACTCGGCAGAAGAACCGATGTTTCCCACGCGCGTAAGCCAGACCGCGAGCTAAACAATTTCAGCCAGCGCCGAGCATGCCTGTCTTGGTCCCATGGTGCTTTGAGTGACCTCGCTGAACCACACTGAACACTGAAGTACTGGCCGCGATAGTCGCGAAGCGCACTTCGTGCAGTGGAATTTATCTCGATTGTCGGGTCACCGACTTCGCTAGCGCCTCATGGCTCGCGGAACGCATCACCCCTGTGATGTTCCGTCCCCTCTTCATCGTGCTTATCCATATGCGCGTCTCGCAGGATATCGATGCCGCCGTAAAGAGCGATCCCCGCAACGGCGACACCGACAACAAGATCGGGCCAGTTCGAGCCTGTCAGCATGACAATGATCCCTGCCAGAATAATGCCACCGTTGGCGACGAAGTCGTTAAAGCTGAAGGTTGTTGCAGCGCGTAAGTTGAGGTCCTTTTGCTGCAGCTTCTGAAGCAGGCGAAGGCAAACTAGGTTCACCACCGCAGCAACCGCGGCCATGGCCATCATCATGATGCCGCCCGGTTCCGATCCCTCCACAAAACGTCGGATAGCATCGGCGATCACGCCTCCTGCGAGCACGAGAAGAAGAATGCCTGACAAGCGCGCGGCGTTTCTTTTCCATGTGCGTGTTCGTGTAAGCGCGAGGAGGCTCAGGACGTAGACGAGGGCGTCAGAGGAGTTGTCCAGTCCATTGGCGATGAGGGCGTTCGAGTCGGCGAAATAGCCGAAAATAAAGAAGCCTACGGCCAGCGCGACATTGAGCCAGAGAACGACCCATAGCGTTCTTCGCTTGTCTGCGGTTTCAAGATGCAGCTCGCCTTCGCCGCTCATTCCGAACCTCCTAAATCGTACTCCCCAACCTCAGTCTCACACGTGCAAGCCGGTAGCGGTGAGCAATTTTCAATCAATGCCCGCTCTGCCCTTTGGGCGCTTTGAGCGACGTGGCCGGGCAGCGATGGAAAATACGCGCCACACCGCGATAATTGCGCGTGACCAACCGCTCGGAACTGCGCTCTTCGATGGTGAGATGACGAACCCTCATCGGCCGTTCGTGCCCTGCGAATGGCATATGCGCGTGGGTATAGGCGATTGCATCGCCCTCATCCCGCCAGATACGCAGGGCAGCAGGCGCTCCGTCCGGAAGCTGCACTTCTGCGTAATAGCCATCTGCAAAGAATACCCATGCCGGACCGGATTCGCACGACGCCGTTTCCCCTAGGCTCCAGACTCCGGCGAGAGGCGCTGGCGTGACATCGTCTTGTGCCAGGGCCGGACCGACCATCATGCCAGGGCCGGCGAGCGCTACTGCTATCTTGAATTTTCTCATCTTTTTTCACCTTCAATCCAACTTCTCGCCTTGCGTCACGTTTCTTGCAGCGGACGAGACGGCGCTTCGATGGTCTCGCCATCATCCGGAGCGGCTGCTTGCTGCAATGTCTTCCTAAAGATCAGGCTGACAATGGCGGGTAGAACGAACAGCGTCAGCGCGGTTGCGGTAATCAAGCCGCCGATCACCACGGTAGCGAGCGGTCGCTGCACTTCGGCTCCAGTCCCGGTGGCCAGTGCCATGGGGACGAAACCAAGCGACGCGACGAGCGCTGTCATCAGGACCGGGCGAAGACGCGCCAGGGCACCATCGACGATCGCATCGCTCAGCTCCAGCCCCCGCTCCAAACGTTGTTTGATGGCAGTGATCATCACGAGGCCATTGAGCGTGGCCACGCCGGACAAAGCGATGAAGCCCACGGCTGAGGAAATCGAGAACGGCATGCCGCGAAGCGCGAGGAAAAATACACCGCCGGCCAAAGCCAGCGGGATCGCGCTGAACACCGCCAAGGCTGACGTCCAACTCCCCACTGCCGCATAGAGGAGCAAAAGGATCACCGCGAAAGCGAGCGGAACCACGATGGAGAGGCGTTGCTGTGCCTGCTGCAGGTTCTGGTATTGCCCGCCCCATTCGATGAACGAGGCCGACGGCAGATCGACGTTTGCCGCCACTTCCGCCTGGGCCTCGTTGACGAAGGAACCGAGGTCGCGTTCGCGCACATTGGCGGAAACGATTACCAATCTGCGGCCCTGCTCTCGCCGAACTTCCGCGAGACCGTCAACCACCTCGAAGTCTGCAACCGCGCGCAATGGAACGCTGTCTCCATTCGGGAGTGCGATCGGCAAGGTTCCGAGCTGATCGAAATCGTTGCGATCGGCATCGGACAACCGAACCACGATATCGAACCGGCGGTCACCCTCGAACACCAGTCCGGCTTCACGGCCACCAAGCGCCACAGCCACCGACTGCGCCACATCTTCTACCGTCAGTCCGTATCGGCCGATTGTCGCTCGGTCGAACGCGATGTCGAGCGTTGGGAAACCCGAGACCTGCTGAACCTTCACGTCGGCTGCGCCCTCTATACCATTAAGGATCGCCGCAACTTCGTTGGCCGAAGACGTCATGGCGGTGAGATCGTCACCATAAAGTTTCACGGCGACATCACCGCGCACACCGGCGATCAGTTCGTTGAAGCGCAGTTCGATCGGTTGGCTGAATTCGTAGAGATTGCCGACGAGGTCGCCGAGCGCTTCTTCCATCTCGCTAACGAGATCATCCTTGGAAAGCGAGGGGTCTGGCCACTCGTTTCTCGGCTTGAGGATGACATAGGCGTCCGAGATATTCGGCGGCATCGGATCGGTCGCGACTTCGGCCGTCCCGGTCCGGGAGAAGACCAGTTCGACCTGCGGAAACTGCTTGAGACGGCCTTCGACCTGCTTTTGCATATCGAGTGAACGCTCGAGCGGGGTTGAAGGTATACGCAGCGATTGAACCGCCAAATCCCTCTCATCGAGCTGCGGCGTGAACTCACTCCCCAGAAAGGTGAAGACCAGCGCCGCGAGTGCAAATACTCCTACACCCGTCCCGATTACCGGCCACGGGCGAGCGAGCGCCTTGCGTAGCAGGGGCCCATAGCGCTCTTTGGCCAAGCGGATCGGCTTCATTTCCGTCTCGCTCACCTTTTTATTCAGCAAAAGTGCAATCATTGCCGGCACAAAGGTGAGCGAGAGGATGAAGGCCGATGCCAGCGCGAGCATCACGGTGATGGCCATGGGCGAAAAGGTCTTGCCTTCGACCCCGCTGAAGGTGAGCAAGGGGGCGAAGACAAGCAGGATGATCGCTTGCCCATAGACCGTCGGTTTGATCATTTCCTGTGCGGCAAGGCGTGTCTCGACGAGCCGCTCCGACAGGGTTAGCAGACGGCCCTCATGCTCCTGCCTGGCGGCAAGACGGGCGATACTGTTCTCAACGATGATGACGGCGCCATCGACGATCAGCCCGAAATCGAGCGCGCCAAGGCTCATCAGATTGCCCGATACGCCCAGCCGGTTCATGCCAATGGCTGCCATCAGCATAGAAAGCGGGATCACCAGTGCGGCTATGATCGCGGCACGAATATTGCCGAGCAGCAGAAACAGGATCACGATGACCAGCAGCGCACCCTCGGTCAGGTTGTTGCGCACAGTCCTGATCGTCGCGTCCACCAGAGTGGAGCGATTGTAGACGATTTCCACCGTCACTCCTAAGGGCAGCGACCCGCGCACTTCTTCCAGTCGCTCGGCGGCACCGGCGGCGACCGTGCGGCTATTTTCGCCCGCGCGCATCAACACTGTGCCGATGACTGCCTCTTCACCGTTGAGCGAACCTGCGCCTGTTCGCAGATCACCGCCCACTTCAACCGTGGCAATATCGGCCACGCGAATGGGAATGCCCTCGCGTGTCGCGACAACGGCCTGTTTGATATCTTCAACGGTACCCAGCCGTGCATCGACCCGGGCGAGCAAGGCCTCCCCTGCGCGCTCGACGAAGTTCGCACCTTCGGCTTGGTTCGCGGCTTCAAGCGCCGTGATGACCTGCTCGATTGAAACGTCGTAGCCCGCGAGGCGATCTGGATCGGGCTGCACAAGATACTGTTTTACGTAGCCACCAATCGTATCGACGCCCGCAACTCCATCGGCCGATCGCATGAGCGGAGCTACAATCCAGTCCTGAACAGTACGCAGGTATGCCGCTCTCGCCACCTCGGTATCCAGCACCTCACCGTCATCGGTGACGAAGCTTCCATCGGGTTGCCATCCCATCGGTCCGCCGCTCGGCGTATCGTTGCCGTAGGCCCCATCGAACTCGACGGTGTACATCAGGACTTCACCGAGCCCGGTGGAGATTGGCCCCATCGAAGGTTCGGCACCCTCAGGCAGCGAGGCGGCAAGTGTAGCAAGCCTTTCTTCCACCTGCGTCCGCGCGAAATAGAGGTCGGTGCCCTCCTCGAAAATCGCGGTTACCTGGCTGAACCCGTTGCGAGAGATCGAGCGGGTCATCTCCAGCCCTTCGATACCCGCCATGCCGGTTTCGACCGGGAAGGTAACCTGCGTTTCGATT
The Sphingopyxis macrogoltabida genome window above contains:
- a CDS encoding TonB-dependent receptor domain-containing protein → MAIGLGSAAPVWAQSFDVPPGPLGDVAGRIGAQSGTTVTVPDPELAKRRSPGVRGRLGLREALRRALAGTGAEARFFDGRTVRIVRRTVTVPKAPKPSRPKPAVRPVAPPPAAEAPEEIIVTGSKAQTSLDSYPGTANIIDIAGSWSTRNGTDGTAAITRLLPSLSTTNLGRGREKIFIRGVADSSFNGPTQSATGQYLGDVRLTFNAPDPSLNLYDMRRVEVLVGPQAPLYGAGSLGGIIRFVPNTPDLHRLSGSASALTEYTKGGGLGGEVNAMLNIPISDGRWAARMTASIGERAGYIDAPAQGAKNINPTQSYGYRIALRGEDVGGWTLDLGHVRQHIETASGQYVLHGPGEPTIAQPFRSDYRLAYLRAEKQLGDAALVSTTAVVRHDLESEFDASPLFEITSRFGEASKIFILSHETRVSGGGRRTPWVIGASAIYSRSLVSQFLDLADFPRIAVEVVDRNLDTALYGRVTRSLSPSLSVTVGGRLTYARTESYIRDPKPPNTAESFRDGARFSRTVALDWQPGGLFSAFVRHDQGFRAGGLTAYPTALGLVAQPFRPDTLDMYELGVRLGRSDRDELSLRAAFFLNKWHNMQADLIDVTGFPYTANVGNGRIVGLDAELRWRPDHELLLTASAFVNDSRLTPSEAVGPAGKGQPLPNVAGVGGRLAADWRRELSADRTLTARAAVRYVGKSRLGVGSVLDIPQGGYAVIDMGVGIDVGRIALSLNLDNVADARGNTFAFGNPFSVVRRDQVTPLRPRSLRLGIDFAF
- a CDS encoding outer membrane protein; protein product: MRSVMTSLLFAVSAAAFAAPAMAQDAPSGLRVGVIGGLDIVRPGSTEDSDVAGDDQSTEGFLYGVDAGYDLALGGVVVGIEGEWSDSTGKTKTDRSDPNFFGYGKVAPGRDLYVGARVGFAAGPDTLIYAKGGYTNARLNVVASNGDIDRKERFQLDGWRIGAGVEHAIGSRSYAKIEYRYSNYTEADFRFRDGDTTDRFEVDTDRHQIVAGVGFRF
- a CDS encoding cation diffusion facilitator family transporter, with amino-acid sequence MSGEGELHLETADKRRTLWVVLWLNVALAVGFFIFGYFADSNALIANGLDNSSDALVYVLSLLALTRTRTWKRNAARLSGILLLVLAGGVIADAIRRFVEGSEPGGIMMMAMAAVAAVVNLVCLRLLQKLQQKDLNLRAATTFSFNDFVANGGIILAGIIVMLTGSNWPDLVVGVAVAGIALYGGIDILRDAHMDKHDEEGTEHHRGDAFREP